One region of Streptomyces capillispiralis genomic DNA includes:
- a CDS encoding type IV secretory system conjugative DNA transfer family protein encodes MPPTSSNSSTDGYDIVLRLLIGVAAVVVPLSHLAWLSGNITAYLTGGGWAPYQPTTALLHPQRLWPHAGETSLLIGARVLPVLLLLTLGTTAGILWARHKNRSRGRKKKITGMAQARDIQPLMAKAITDKARSLRPSLKGAKHIEARDTGILLGNLQGTKHEIRMGYEDVAVAIMAPRSGKTTSLAIPSILNAPGPVLLTSNKAASDAYTATLDARGAVGRVWSMDPQQIAHAAREMWWNPLADAKTLDGASRLAGHFLAASVDASQQGDFWSKAGSNILSQLFLAAALDDRPITDVMQWLAFPADRTPLDILRDHDFTAVAAQLKGTVEGPPETRDGIYETARQYAAALLNSEIAAWVTPQKDVAEFRPAEFVTSTDTLYLLSKDGGGGASALIAACADSVMRAATAQAERAGGRLDPPMLAILDEAANVCKISDLPDLYSHLGSRGIIPITILQSYRQGQKVWGDAGMDAMWSAATVKVIGSGIDDPDFADKLSRLIGDHDVETTSTSTSESGKSTSVSMRQERILPADAIRALPKGTALVFATGMRAAMLDLRPWYAEPGAGELAAASARASTAITARAITKHAPSQADFGSAA; translated from the coding sequence TTGCCCCCCACCTCCTCCAACAGTTCCACCGACGGGTACGACATCGTCCTGCGCCTCCTGATCGGCGTCGCAGCCGTCGTCGTCCCCCTGTCCCACCTCGCCTGGCTGTCCGGCAACATCACCGCCTACCTCACCGGAGGCGGCTGGGCGCCGTACCAGCCGACCACCGCCCTGCTCCACCCCCAGCGCCTCTGGCCCCACGCGGGAGAAACATCCCTGCTCATCGGGGCACGCGTCCTGCCCGTTCTCCTCCTCCTGACGCTCGGGACAACAGCGGGCATCCTGTGGGCCCGGCACAAGAACCGCAGCCGCGGCCGGAAAAAGAAGATCACCGGCATGGCCCAGGCACGGGACATCCAACCGCTGATGGCCAAGGCGATCACCGACAAGGCCCGCTCCCTGCGCCCGAGCCTGAAGGGCGCCAAGCACATCGAGGCCCGCGACACCGGCATCCTCCTCGGCAACCTCCAGGGCACCAAGCACGAGATCCGCATGGGCTACGAGGACGTGGCCGTCGCCATCATGGCGCCGCGCTCGGGAAAGACCACCTCGCTGGCGATCCCGTCCATCCTCAACGCGCCCGGACCGGTCCTGCTGACCTCGAACAAGGCGGCCAGCGACGCCTACACCGCCACCCTCGACGCCCGTGGTGCGGTGGGACGGGTTTGGTCGATGGACCCACAGCAGATCGCGCACGCCGCCCGCGAGATGTGGTGGAACCCCCTCGCCGACGCCAAGACTCTCGACGGCGCCAGCCGCCTGGCCGGCCACTTCCTCGCCGCTTCCGTGGACGCTTCCCAGCAGGGCGACTTCTGGTCCAAGGCCGGATCCAACATCCTCAGCCAGCTCTTCCTCGCCGCCGCGCTCGATGACCGGCCGATCACCGACGTGATGCAGTGGCTGGCCTTCCCGGCCGACCGCACCCCGCTCGACATCCTGCGCGACCACGACTTCACCGCGGTCGCCGCCCAGCTCAAGGGCACCGTGGAGGGACCGCCGGAGACCCGTGACGGCATCTACGAGACCGCCCGCCAGTACGCCGCCGCCCTCCTCAACAGCGAGATAGCCGCCTGGGTCACCCCGCAGAAGGACGTCGCCGAGTTCCGGCCCGCCGAGTTCGTCACCTCCACCGACACCCTCTACCTCCTGTCCAAGGACGGCGGCGGAGGCGCGTCGGCGCTGATCGCGGCGTGCGCGGACTCCGTGATGCGGGCCGCGACCGCCCAGGCCGAACGGGCCGGCGGTCGGCTCGACCCGCCGATGCTGGCGATCCTGGACGAGGCCGCCAACGTCTGCAAGATCAGCGATCTGCCGGACCTGTACTCCCACCTCGGCTCACGCGGGATCATCCCGATCACGATCCTGCAGTCCTACCGCCAGGGCCAGAAGGTCTGGGGAGACGCGGGCATGGACGCCATGTGGTCAGCCGCGACCGTCAAGGTCATCGGATCCGGTATCGACGACCCGGACTTCGCGGACAAGCTGTCCCGGCTGATCGGCGACCACGACGTCGAGACCACCTCCACCTCAACGTCCGAGTCCGGGAAGTCGACGTCCGTGTCGATGCGGCAGGAGCGGATCCTGCCCGCCGATGCGATCCGCGCCCTGCCCAAGGGCACCGCCCTGGTCTTCGCCACCGGCATGCGCGCCGCGATGCTCGACCTGCGCCCCTGGTACGCCGAGCCCGGAGCCGGCGAACTGGCTGCCGCCTCTGCCCGTGCCTCCACGGCGATCACCGCCCGTGCCATCACGAAACACGCACCCAGCCAAGCCGACTTTGGATCGGCAGCATGA
- a CDS encoding DnaB-like helicase N-terminal domain-containing protein, with the protein MLYTTPDPDEEDDRVPAPKPVHYAEQALLGALLLQPARLADTGTLAADHFDNHAHANLFTAIRTLPPPDPDDHAKDTAWLNQVLERARPHAPGLNASHLHALIQFCPQPKHAAAYTRMIRADHARRTLRLHAERLAHTATDPAGPDPAAATLMQADALGLVLDDLAGQFTPHPGSLPRTTHSGDVPRQAGEEELDEERLLLATATAYPANVQQMRWLAAEDFILPLHAALWQSVTALVHRGDMVDPITVLGEAQHRGLLTDSLTPRDLMALVSTPAGSPEYWGEKILQRALLARAHTVADRITAYTDDPANTPHQLITGSRRALADLNALRTRWNRATSPTPAPTTSAPARSAPLPRAGPPHRPALSAARTHR; encoded by the coding sequence ATGCTCTACACCACCCCCGATCCCGACGAGGAAGACGACCGCGTCCCGGCGCCGAAGCCGGTCCACTACGCCGAACAGGCCCTGCTCGGCGCCCTCCTCCTCCAACCGGCACGTCTGGCCGACACCGGCACCTTGGCCGCCGACCACTTCGACAACCACGCCCACGCCAACCTGTTCACCGCGATCCGCACCCTTCCACCGCCCGACCCCGACGACCACGCCAAGGACACCGCCTGGCTCAACCAAGTCCTGGAGCGCGCCCGCCCCCACGCCCCCGGCCTGAACGCCTCCCACCTCCACGCCCTCATCCAGTTCTGCCCACAGCCCAAGCACGCCGCGGCCTACACCCGGATGATCCGCGCCGACCACGCCCGCCGAACCCTGCGCCTGCACGCCGAACGCCTCGCCCATACCGCCACCGACCCAGCCGGGCCCGACCCGGCGGCCGCCACCCTCATGCAGGCCGACGCCCTCGGCCTTGTCCTGGACGACCTCGCCGGTCAGTTCACCCCACACCCCGGCTCCCTCCCCCGCACCACACACAGCGGGGATGTCCCACGGCAGGCTGGCGAGGAGGAACTGGACGAAGAACGTCTCCTCCTGGCCACCGCCACCGCCTATCCGGCGAATGTGCAGCAGATGCGGTGGCTGGCCGCGGAGGACTTCATCCTTCCGCTGCACGCCGCGCTCTGGCAGTCCGTCACGGCGCTGGTCCACCGCGGCGACATGGTCGACCCGATCACCGTCCTCGGCGAGGCCCAGCACCGCGGACTCCTCACCGACTCCCTCACCCCCCGCGACCTGATGGCCCTGGTCTCCACGCCCGCCGGCTCCCCCGAGTACTGGGGCGAGAAGATCCTCCAGCGCGCCCTCCTCGCCCGCGCCCACACGGTCGCCGACCGGATCACCGCCTACACCGACGACCCCGCCAACACCCCCCACCAGCTCATCACCGGCAGCCGCCGCGCCCTGGCCGACCTCAACGCCTTGCGTACCCGCTGGAACCGCGCCACCTCACCCACCCCCGCGCCCACCACAAGTGCACCCGCACGATCCGCGCCGCTTCCCCGGGCCGGCCCACCACACCGGCCAGCCCTGTCCGCCGCGCGCACCCACCGATGA
- a CDS encoding DNA cytosine methyltransferase, which yields MILDLFAGPGGWSRALAVLGVRDVGLEWDEWACKTRAAASQLTIRADVAMYPTGPFIGRTSGLIASPPCQAWSMAGKRLGLVDQPLVHAAVEDLAAGRDTRERLLTACRDERSLLAAEPMRYLQALNTVGEPEWVAMEEVPDVLPLWKQYAAVLRGWGFSVWCGILNAADFGVPQTRRRAMLLASRVRTAQPPTPTHSQVEEPESLFGPGRARWVSMAEALGWGATDRPVPTVCAGGGPGGGPEPFPSGSRKTLSDARERGTWVPQPDGVVLQSCCEGAGWAARHGTRENRGATAPAPTFTAEAHRWSWSLRSNNQANATVRPLYEPAGTLFFGHRANECTWVAEPVSALANGTDAPAVPEPIRITAREAGLLQTFPADYPWQGNKGQQFSQIGNAVPPQMAAHLLAPLLDKPFNPDDFTLAA from the coding sequence GTGATACTCGACCTCTTCGCGGGGCCGGGCGGCTGGAGCCGAGCACTGGCTGTCCTCGGAGTGCGCGACGTCGGCCTGGAGTGGGACGAGTGGGCCTGCAAAACTCGTGCCGCCGCCAGTCAGTTGACGATCCGGGCCGACGTGGCGATGTATCCGACGGGGCCCTTCATCGGCCGCACTAGTGGGCTGATCGCTTCCCCTCCGTGCCAGGCGTGGAGTATGGCTGGCAAGCGCCTCGGTCTGGTGGACCAGCCGCTAGTGCACGCGGCGGTCGAGGACTTGGCCGCCGGGCGGGACACCCGCGAACGCCTCCTCACCGCGTGCCGTGACGAGCGGTCGCTGCTGGCGGCTGAGCCGATGCGCTACCTCCAGGCCCTGAACACGGTCGGCGAGCCTGAGTGGGTGGCTATGGAGGAGGTGCCGGACGTCCTGCCTCTGTGGAAACAGTACGCGGCCGTCCTGCGCGGGTGGGGTTTCTCGGTCTGGTGCGGGATCCTCAACGCCGCCGACTTCGGAGTTCCGCAGACGAGAAGGCGGGCGATGCTGCTCGCCTCCCGTGTCCGTACGGCACAGCCTCCCACGCCGACGCACTCCCAGGTCGAGGAGCCGGAATCCCTGTTCGGTCCGGGCCGTGCCCGTTGGGTCAGCATGGCCGAGGCCCTGGGATGGGGCGCGACCGACCGGCCCGTCCCGACCGTCTGCGCTGGCGGTGGGCCCGGCGGCGGACCAGAACCGTTCCCTTCCGGCTCGCGAAAGACGCTGTCCGACGCCCGGGAGCGCGGCACCTGGGTGCCCCAGCCGGACGGAGTGGTCCTGCAGTCCTGCTGCGAAGGAGCCGGCTGGGCTGCCAGACACGGCACCCGTGAAAACCGCGGCGCCACCGCCCCTGCGCCAACCTTCACCGCCGAAGCACACCGATGGTCATGGTCCCTACGTAGCAACAACCAGGCCAACGCCACCGTCCGCCCGCTGTACGAGCCGGCAGGCACGCTGTTCTTCGGACACCGAGCGAACGAGTGCACCTGGGTTGCCGAACCGGTGTCGGCTCTGGCCAACGGCACGGACGCGCCGGCGGTGCCGGAGCCGATCCGGATCACTGCCCGGGAGGCCGGCCTCCTGCAGACCTTTCCCGCCGACTACCCCTGGCAGGGCAACAAGGGCCAGCAGTTCTCCCAGATCGGCAACGCCGTCCCCCCGCAGATGGCCGCGCACCTGCTCGCTCCACTCCTCGACAAGCCCTTCAACCCCGACGACTTCACCCTGGCAGCCTGA
- a CDS encoding DUF317 domain-containing protein — MPRVLLSSPDQKALLRLEPDPHGQWWTLNHAAEADRPAWYASFGARTPVELIAAFTDALTNPAPALAASTPSDPYEPLRQSAWQPPTIGADGLVSPDGTAYVQRLGTAQEPGAWFVTASLGPERKPVWQARFGERTPARLVAAFTTALTDPHPAARTDSLRSLPILDPDVVTRRTTDVLAVHVAAALEERVHALTARRTVPPTTPGPPRQPPARNSRSR; from the coding sequence ATGCCCCGCGTCCTGCTCTCCAGCCCGGACCAGAAGGCCCTCCTGCGCCTGGAACCCGACCCCCACGGACAGTGGTGGACCCTCAACCATGCTGCGGAGGCGGACCGGCCCGCCTGGTACGCGAGTTTCGGCGCCCGCACCCCGGTCGAACTCATCGCCGCCTTCACCGACGCCCTCACCAACCCTGCCCCCGCCCTCGCCGCGAGCACACCCTCGGATCCGTACGAACCGCTCCGGCAGAGCGCGTGGCAGCCCCCCACTATCGGAGCTGACGGCCTCGTGTCGCCCGACGGAACGGCCTACGTGCAGCGCCTGGGAACCGCGCAGGAGCCGGGAGCCTGGTTCGTCACCGCCTCCCTCGGCCCGGAGCGAAAGCCGGTGTGGCAGGCCCGCTTCGGCGAACGCACCCCTGCACGACTGGTCGCCGCGTTCACCACCGCGCTCACCGATCCACACCCCGCAGCGCGTACCGACAGCTTGCGCAGTCTTCCGATCCTCGATCCGGACGTCGTCACCCGCCGCACGACGGACGTCCTCGCCGTGCACGTCGCCGCCGCCCTGGAAGAACGCGTCCACGCCCTCACGGCGCGCCGCACCGTCCCGCCGACGACTCCAGGCCCGCCGCGCCAGCCGCCGGCCCGGAACAGCCGCAGCCGCTGA